From Labeo rohita strain BAU-BD-2019 chromosome 18, IGBB_LRoh.1.0, whole genome shotgun sequence, the proteins below share one genomic window:
- the fam169b gene encoding protein FAM169B, which translates to MESNSKLENSFKVKPYPVDLPVRHYGELSTGFDEYLSSVKSDGAVPLTLPHGEKVEVTCENIGRLAFLRDGELSHFVLALHTPQDETQVVALYLQGKWWPVGDVLKTSNKSRCGLVLVESVMERVVLFLLSQVIFGILERSLEEDLYFSAYSLFEHGKILWQNGEAVGFYTVRKKGSLCDGCTGQSYQLPVLDTVFVRSHWRRTGLALQMLEDFCSSQPSESVLGISFPLSPGMYGVCKKYLEIHKEERDRLYEVEAPGGWAQRRNVWLNIQLRDFPKHCGVSEQSPQCSFSDERSDDLEEEGNLQQSESSVSLKDTSSSGKKQPADQTDTGIKKSRI; encoded by the exons ATGGAATCCAACTCTAAACTGGAGAATAGTTTTAAAG TGAAACCCTATCCAGTGGATCTACCTGTGCGGCATTATGGCGAGTTGAGCACAGGATTTGACGAATACctgtccagtgtcaagtcagaCGGTGCCGTGCCTCTCACCCTTCCTCAtggagaaaaa GTGGAAGTCACTTGTGAGAACATTGGCCGGCTTGCGTTTCTGAGAGATGGTGAATTATCACATTTCGTTCTTGCTCTCCACACACCCCAGGATGAAACCCAAG TGGTTGCTCTGTACCTGCAAGGTAAATGGTGGCCTGTTGGTGATGTTTTGAAGACATCGAACAAATCAAGATGTGGACTTGTGTTA GTTGAGTCAGTGATGGAGAGAGTTGTGCTATTCCTGCTCAGTCAAGTTATATTTGGAATTCTGGAAAGGTCTCTTGAGGAAGACCTATATTTTTCGGCCTATTCCTTGTTTGAACATGGCAAAATCCTCTGGCAAAATGGAGAAGCAGTAGGGTTTTACACCGTCAGAAAGAAgg GCAGCCTGTGTGATGGCTGCACTGGCCAGAGTTATCAGCTCCCTGTGCTGGACACAGTTTTTGTTCGCTCTCACTGGAGAAGGACTGGACTTGCTTTACAGATGCTGGAGGATTTCTGCTCGTCTCAACCTTCTGAATCAGTTCTGGGAATTAGCTTTCCTTTGTCCCCTGGCATGTATGGAG TTTGCAAGAAGTATCTCGAGATCCACAAAGAAGAAAGAGACCGTCTCTATGAGGTGGAAGCGCCGGGTGGATGGGCTCAAAGACGAAATGTGTGGTTAAATATCCAGCTGCGGGACTTTCCAAAACACT GTGGAGTGTCAGAGCAGAGTCCACAATGCTCATTTAGTGACGAAAGAAGTGATGATTTAGAGGAAGAG GGGAACCTGCAGCAAAGTGAATCATCAGTCAGTCTCAAAGACACATCGAGCTCAGGAAAGAAGCAACCGGCTGATCAGACTGACACAGGGATTAAAAAAAGCAGGATttaa